The following proteins come from a genomic window of bacterium:
- a CDS encoding DUF1844 domain-containing protein — protein MESEQNKYDALFYQLIVVFQTAALQQMGRMMNPSSEKAELNLEQARFSIDILDMLRTKTIGNLNEKEEKFLDDVVSGLQLTLISEENKKNQ, from the coding sequence ATGGAATCGGAGCAAAATAAGTATGATGCATTATTCTATCAACTCATAGTTGTATTTCAAACAGCAGCTCTTCAGCAGATGGGCAGAATGATGAACCCCTCTTCGGAAAAGGCCGAATTGAATCTGGAACAGGCCAGATTTTCCATAGATATTCTTGATATGCTGAGAACAAAGACAATAGGAAATTTAAATGAAAAAGAAGAGAAATTCCTTGATGATGTAGTAAGCGGGCTTCAGCTTACACTAATTTCAGAGGAGAACAAGAAAAACCAATAA
- a CDS encoding DUF4837 family protein — translation MRRLSIYIFVLTGLTFLSTSCSMKKQSWWQEPVIGVMADTTDWEPLQGDLRMTFERVTRTPQMEKAFEIRYVTKKEFMRYTKARYLVLAATLESTGRVGKIVNRVCSDPAVRKKVESGNNYMFIERDQWSRDQLMVILVSKDIPTLKQKIAANQSFLYDIFASNLKEHLLQIMYKHREQKDLEQRMIVNDGFKIRVQHDYFLAQELTKDGFIWFRRMYPERWIFVRWIDGGDTTMLDPLWVVKERNRIGSKYYGGDSVADKYLFSMRSQFLGRPAQITTGLWENDSKVAGGPFKNYTFYDALSKRIYMIDIAVFAPGEDKMPYLRRLDIIAHTFKTIFEMED, via the coding sequence ATGAGAAGGTTAAGTATTTATATTTTTGTTTTGACAGGATTGACTTTTTTATCAACATCCTGTTCTATGAAAAAACAATCATGGTGGCAGGAGCCTGTTATAGGTGTTATGGCAGATACAACAGATTGGGAACCGCTGCAGGGCGATTTGAGAATGACTTTTGAAAGAGTAACCCGTACCCCTCAGATGGAAAAAGCATTTGAAATCAGATATGTTACGAAGAAAGAATTTATGAGATATACAAAAGCTCGATACCTCGTGCTTGCTGCAACGCTTGAATCTACAGGGCGGGTAGGTAAAATTGTAAACAGAGTATGCTCTGACCCTGCTGTTCGCAAGAAAGTGGAGAGCGGTAATAATTACATGTTTATTGAGAGAGACCAGTGGAGCAGGGACCAATTGATGGTTATACTTGTAAGTAAAGATATCCCGACCCTTAAACAGAAAATTGCTGCAAATCAATCGTTTCTTTATGATATCTTTGCTTCTAACCTGAAGGAACATTTGTTACAAATAATGTACAAGCACAGGGAGCAGAAAGATCTGGAGCAACGTATGATTGTGAATGACGGTTTTAAAATCAGAGTTCAGCATGATTATTTTTTAGCTCAGGAACTGACGAAGGATGGGTTCATCTGGTTCAGAAGAATGTATCCTGAACGCTGGATATTCGTACGCTGGATTGACGGCGGTGATACTACAATGCTTGACCCACTTTGGGTAGTAAAAGAGAGAAACAGGATAGGCTCAAAGTATTATGGAGGCGACAGTGTAGCAGATAAATACCTTTTTTCGATGCGGTCTCAATTTCTTGGCAGGCCTGCTCAGATAACTACAGGGCTGTGGGAGAACGACAGCAAGGTTGCAGGAGGGCCGTTTAAAAATTACACATTTTACGATGCGCTTTCCAAAAGAATCTATATGATTGATATTGCGGTATTTGCGCCTGGTGAAGATAAAATGCCCTATTTACGAAGGCTTGATATTATTGCTCATACATTTAAGACAATATTTGAGATGGAGGACTAG
- a CDS encoding flippase-like domain-containing protein: MVNKGLIQLSKILFSGFLIGFLLYKIGINKIANLLISADLYWLSAAIVLFLTSHLMGSVQWHLLLKHEGVDIKWPKVLSFYFVGLFLNNFLLSSLGGDLFRMADVKRYSENFSGAVATVFLDRLAGFFLLSTLAVISGPWIIIQRGLHSKLTFLIFMLVCSWILLLFILFNKNFARPFAAVFTKIVPDRFSLKAQEIYQKIHSFGRAKDVVGKILVISCIIQSLRILTHYMIARSFGISVSPVNFFLIVPVIAIAASLPVSFGGIGIREQAGVILFGMIGVSAIRAFSIEFIAYIVAVITSLPGGVIFAVRRGVDKI, encoded by the coding sequence TTGGTAAATAAAGGTCTAATTCAGCTATCGAAAATTTTATTCAGCGGTTTCCTGATAGGTTTCCTGCTCTACAAGATCGGAATTAACAAAATTGCAAATCTGTTAATATCTGCTGATCTGTACTGGCTTTCTGCTGCAATAGTTCTTTTCCTGACAAGCCATCTAATGGGAAGCGTTCAGTGGCACCTTCTGCTTAAACATGAAGGTGTTGATATTAAATGGCCGAAAGTTCTTTCATTCTATTTTGTAGGGTTGTTTCTAAACAATTTTTTGTTAAGCAGCCTTGGCGGGGATCTGTTCAGAATGGCTGATGTAAAGCGTTATTCGGAAAATTTTTCAGGCGCTGTAGCTACTGTATTTCTGGACAGGTTGGCAGGGTTTTTCCTGCTTTCGACTCTTGCGGTTATTTCCGGCCCGTGGATAATAATTCAGAGAGGATTACATTCAAAACTTACGTTTTTAATTTTCATGCTCGTCTGCTCCTGGATACTTCTGCTTTTTATTCTTTTTAATAAGAATTTTGCACGGCCTTTTGCAGCAGTTTTTACAAAGATAGTTCCTGACAGATTTTCGTTAAAGGCTCAGGAGATATATCAAAAAATACACTCTTTTGGCAGAGCAAAAGATGTTGTCGGGAAAATACTTGTAATTTCATGCATAATTCAGAGCCTTAGAATTCTGACTCACTACATGATTGCAAGATCTTTCGGGATATCTGTATCACCTGTGAATTTCTTTCTTATTGTGCCGGTTATTGCAATTGCGGCCAGCCTTCCTGTAAGTTTTGGAGGTATTGGAATAAGAGAGCAGGCAGGAGTGATTCTTTTTGGTATGATCGGGGTATCAGCGATAAGAGCGTTTTCAATTGAATTTATTGCGTATATAGTTGCAGTTATAACAAGTCTCCCAGGGGGAGTAATTTTTGCAGTCCGCCGTGGAGTTGACAAAATATGA
- the purE gene encoding 5-(carboxyamino)imidazole ribonucleotide mutase yields the protein MAQLPLAGVIMGSTSDEKVMGKCIDYLKYFNIPYTIDVLSAHRNAEEVDKYASTAEERGLKVIIAGAGMAAALPGVIAARTIIPVIGIPLEGSPLGGQDALYSIVQMPPGIPVATVAIGSAGAKNAAILAAEIIALSDKEVNKKLKEFRKKGSKI from the coding sequence ATGGCTCAATTGCCTCTTGCAGGAGTAATAATGGGAAGCACTTCCGATGAAAAGGTTATGGGAAAATGTATTGATTATCTTAAATATTTTAATATTCCGTATACAATTGATGTGCTTTCGGCTCACCGAAATGCCGAAGAGGTTGATAAATATGCGTCAACCGCTGAGGAACGCGGCCTGAAAGTTATTATTGCCGGAGCAGGTATGGCAGCAGCTTTACCTGGAGTTATTGCTGCAAGAACAATCATTCCGGTTATAGGAATCCCCCTTGAAGGATCGCCTCTCGGAGGGCAGGATGCGTTATATTCAATTGTTCAAATGCCTCCAGGAATTCCTGTTGCTACTGTAGCAATTGGTTCTGCAGGAGCGAAGAATGCAGCAATTCTTGCTGCTGAAATTATTGCTCTTTCAGATAAAGAGGTTAATAAGAAACTTAAAGAGTTTAGAAAAAAAGGTTCAAAAATTTAA
- a CDS encoding glycosyltransferase family 2 protein yields the protein MGEGKKPEVSVVIPHWKGEDILRHTLESLRNTEYSNFNVIVVNNNSPDKSIEVVHRDFPEVRVVDSEINLGFAAGCNLGIREASTKYVALLNNDTEVTPMWLAYLVDVLEKDSEIAAVQPKLLWFYNRNTFDYSGGAGGEIDIFGYPFTLGRVFEFIEQDIGQYDTQREIFWASGAAVVIRRSVLNYTGLLDEAFFAHMEEIDLQWRFHIAGFKVVNCPRAVVYHRAGATLGKENVRKMILNHRNNLVMLLKNYQMETIVWLMPVRVLLEIITVGFGVILLDFKRSFAAFYGLFSVIGFIPHILRERKKVSAIRSVSDKMIRNKMFRGSIVKEHFIKGKRTTSELL from the coding sequence ATGGGCGAAGGGAAAAAACCGGAAGTATCTGTTGTTATTCCCCACTGGAAAGGGGAGGATATTCTTCGTCATACACTGGAGTCATTGCGGAACACAGAATACAGCAATTTTAATGTTATTGTTGTAAACAATAATTCGCCTGATAAAAGTATCGAAGTAGTTCACAGGGATTTTCCTGAAGTAAGGGTTGTTGATTCGGAAATTAATTTGGGCTTTGCTGCAGGATGTAATCTTGGCATCAGAGAAGCAAGTACAAAGTATGTTGCTCTTTTAAACAATGACACTGAGGTTACACCCATGTGGCTTGCTTATCTTGTAGATGTATTGGAAAAAGATTCTGAGATAGCTGCAGTACAGCCTAAATTGCTCTGGTTTTATAACCGGAATACTTTTGATTACAGCGGTGGAGCAGGCGGAGAAATTGATATTTTCGGATACCCGTTTACTCTCGGCCGTGTTTTTGAATTTATTGAACAGGACATTGGCCAGTACGATACCCAGAGAGAGATTTTTTGGGCTTCGGGAGCTGCTGTTGTTATTCGCAGGTCAGTACTGAATTATACAGGCCTGTTAGATGAGGCTTTTTTTGCTCATATGGAGGAGATAGACCTTCAATGGCGTTTTCATATTGCAGGATTTAAAGTAGTTAACTGCCCCCGGGCAGTTGTATATCACCGTGCAGGCGCTACTCTTGGTAAAGAAAATGTACGGAAGATGATTTTGAACCACAGAAATAATCTTGTTATGCTGCTGAAAAATTATCAAATGGAAACTATTGTCTGGTTAATGCCTGTAAGAGTGCTGCTGGAGATTATAACAGTTGGTTTTGGTGTAATATTACTGGATTTCAAGCGTTCCTTCGCAGCATTTTACGGTTTATTCAGTGTTATAGGTTTTATTCCTCATATATTAAGAGAGAGAAAAAAGGTAAGTGCAATTCGGTCTGTTTCTGATAAAATGATAAGAAATAAGATGTTCAGGGGAAGTATTGTAAAGGAACATTTTATAAAAGGGAAGCGTACAACATCTGAATTGTTATAA
- a CDS encoding polyprenol monophosphomannose synthase, with product MKILVIIPTYNENDNIRLIIPQILGTYPSIDVLVVDDNSPDGTGNTVEELCASDPRVHLISREKKMGLGTAYVEGFRYALDHDYDLIFEMDADFSHDPNEIPRFIEASKEYDLVVGSRYVSGVNVINWPMSRLLLSWLANVYTRVVTGLPLKDATSGFKCFRRKVIEDIDLGNMQSDGYGFQIEIHYRVWKKGFKIKEIPIVFVDRRVGISKMNTGIINEAALLVWKLRIMGIFKRI from the coding sequence ATGAAAATTCTTGTTATAATACCGACGTACAATGAGAACGATAACATACGTCTTATAATTCCTCAAATACTCGGCACATATCCTTCAATTGATGTGCTTGTTGTTGACGATAATTCTCCGGACGGTACAGGTAACACTGTTGAGGAACTATGTGCTTCAGATCCCCGTGTACATTTGATTTCACGTGAAAAAAAGATGGGCCTCGGTACGGCATATGTTGAGGGCTTTAGATATGCATTGGATCATGATTATGATTTAATATTTGAGATGGATGCGGATTTTTCCCACGACCCAAATGAGATACCACGATTTATCGAAGCGTCAAAAGAGTATGATCTTGTTGTGGGGTCAAGATATGTCAGCGGAGTTAATGTTATAAATTGGCCTATGTCACGCCTTCTTCTTTCGTGGCTTGCAAATGTTTATACAAGAGTAGTGACCGGACTGCCTTTAAAGGATGCTACAAGCGGTTTTAAATGTTTTCGCAGAAAAGTCATAGAAGATATTGATCTAGGCAATATGCAGTCTGACGGATATGGATTTCAGATAGAGATTCATTACAGAGTTTGGAAAAAAGGATTCAAGATAAAAGAGATTCCGATTGTATTTGTTGATCGCCGTGTGGGGATATCCAAAATGAATACAGGTATTATTAATGAAGCTGCATTACTTGTATGGAAATTAAGAATAATGGGAATTTTCAAAAGAATTTAA
- a CDS encoding DUF2723 domain-containing protein yields MKSVKHNNIDLRLQYIFGGIVFFIAFITYAASVAPTTSFWDCGEFIACSRILGVMHPPGSPLYLLIGRILTMLPFVKDIGLRINMFSVFISASTMLLTFLIIIKLIKRWRGEPRSFEDRIIMFGGAVFGALALTFSDSVWFNSVEAEVYAFSLFFTALVVWLALKWEEYSLQTSGLLLVFFIFYLFSLAAGVHLLNILTFPFMLLIAYFHDNKTVKNLLLLLTIQAAVPLILYVLFFQYNPETMNYREMIAHQAKAGSFMKIFGLIWVVVTLVYVYIKDRDVFKLWWIVPALILIGYSTYSLIYIRAHLAPPINENNPSTLEQMRSYLERKQYGEEDMLLTFFYRKASFWTYQINKMYTRYFAWQFIGKGVLLDSHDRIIKIISLRGLYGIPFLIGLWGAVHHFFRDWKRALAVSVLFFLTGLAIIIYLNQPDPQPRERDYSYVGSFFAFALWIGIGFAGIMEWIAEFLKDKKRLKKIVYVAVSIVLFIAVPLNMYAFNHREHSRAGNYVAHDYSYNILQTCEPNAIIFTNGDNDTFPLWFLQEVYGVRKDVRVVNLSLLNTHWYIKQLRDYDPKIPIGLKDEVINTLYAMPWKAQKVEIPVPSDVVKKLKASLKPELASKVKSNFIFNFRPTFNTGGGKGVRVQDLMILRILQSVQWRRPVYFAMTVSRQNKIGLDRYLRLDGLAFKILPYPAEEVDPEILENNLLDKFEYKGLNDPKVYYNTNIQNLLQNYRSTFMELARYYIENDNKKKAAEILTKMGEIIPDTHVPYSDKRQALIVSDIYKRAGLDPAFNARSERIVKGHLPSIAEQTWLAGYYAQVMQNWQKAEEIYQEIINYNPNSPDAFAGLFQVYKMSGQYNKAASLLEDWIMRHPGDKGAQQELDNLKKLAAKDSTNGR; encoded by the coding sequence ATGAAGTCTGTTAAACACAATAATATTGATCTGCGGCTGCAGTATATTTTTGGCGGTATTGTATTTTTTATTGCATTTATTACTTATGCAGCTTCAGTGGCGCCTACAACATCTTTTTGGGATTGCGGAGAATTTATTGCATGCTCCAGAATTCTTGGTGTGATGCATCCGCCCGGATCCCCCCTGTATCTTCTAATCGGCAGGATATTAACTATGCTGCCGTTTGTAAAAGATATTGGCCTCAGGATTAATATGTTTTCAGTATTTATAAGTGCTTCAACAATGCTGCTTACTTTTCTTATTATTATCAAGCTTATTAAAAGATGGAGAGGAGAGCCACGCAGTTTTGAGGACAGAATTATCATGTTCGGAGGAGCTGTATTCGGTGCACTTGCCTTAACTTTCAGTGACAGTGTATGGTTTAATTCCGTTGAAGCTGAGGTTTATGCTTTTTCTCTTTTTTTTACTGCTTTGGTTGTATGGCTTGCTCTTAAGTGGGAAGAGTATTCGTTACAAACTTCGGGCCTTCTTCTCGTATTTTTTATATTCTATCTTTTCAGCCTGGCAGCAGGAGTGCATCTTTTAAACATACTTACTTTTCCGTTTATGCTTCTTATTGCCTATTTCCATGACAATAAGACGGTAAAAAATCTCCTTCTCCTGCTTACTATTCAGGCAGCAGTCCCGCTAATCCTTTACGTTTTATTCTTTCAGTATAATCCTGAAACCATGAACTACAGAGAGATGATTGCTCATCAGGCAAAAGCAGGCAGTTTTATGAAAATATTCGGCCTGATATGGGTAGTTGTGACTCTTGTCTATGTTTATATTAAAGACAGGGATGTATTTAAGCTATGGTGGATTGTACCTGCTTTGATTCTTATAGGCTATTCGACATACTCGCTGATCTATATAAGAGCCCATCTGGCCCCTCCGATTAATGAAAATAATCCGTCCACTCTGGAGCAGATGCGAAGCTATCTCGAGAGAAAGCAGTATGGAGAAGAGGATATGCTCCTCACCTTCTTTTATCGAAAAGCCAGTTTTTGGACGTACCAGATAAATAAAATGTATACAAGATATTTTGCATGGCAGTTTATCGGTAAAGGAGTACTGCTTGACAGCCACGATAGAATAATCAAAATTATAAGCCTGCGGGGCCTTTACGGTATTCCGTTTTTAATCGGATTATGGGGAGCAGTGCACCATTTTTTCCGTGACTGGAAAAGAGCTCTTGCTGTAAGCGTTCTGTTTTTTCTTACAGGCCTGGCAATTATTATCTATCTAAATCAGCCTGATCCGCAGCCAAGGGAGAGAGATTACTCATATGTTGGTTCCTTTTTTGCTTTTGCATTGTGGATAGGAATAGGTTTTGCTGGTATAATGGAGTGGATAGCAGAGTTCTTAAAGGATAAGAAACGACTTAAAAAAATAGTCTATGTTGCGGTTTCAATTGTTCTTTTTATTGCAGTGCCTCTCAATATGTATGCATTTAATCATAGGGAACATTCAAGAGCCGGCAATTATGTTGCTCATGATTATTCCTATAACATATTGCAGACTTGTGAACCCAATGCAATTATCTTTACAAACGGAGATAATGACACGTTCCCCTTGTGGTTTTTACAGGAAGTTTACGGTGTCAGAAAGGATGTTCGGGTAGTTAATTTATCTCTTTTAAATACTCACTGGTATATTAAACAGCTAAGAGATTATGATCCTAAAATACCGATTGGTTTAAAAGACGAAGTTATAAACACTCTTTATGCAATGCCGTGGAAAGCACAGAAGGTTGAAATACCTGTTCCTTCTGATGTTGTTAAGAAATTAAAGGCTTCCTTAAAACCTGAGCTTGCATCTAAAGTAAAAAGCAATTTTATTTTTAACTTTAGACCTACCTTTAATACAGGAGGCGGGAAAGGTGTAAGGGTTCAGGATCTTATGATTCTAAGAATTCTTCAGTCTGTTCAATGGAGGCGTCCTGTTTATTTTGCAATGACAGTTTCCAGGCAGAATAAAATAGGCCTTGACAGATATCTTCGTCTTGACGGCCTGGCTTTCAAAATTCTGCCCTATCCTGCGGAAGAGGTTGATCCTGAAATATTGGAAAACAATTTGCTTGATAAATTCGAGTATAAAGGGCTGAATGACCCCAAGGTGTATTACAACACAAATATTCAGAATTTGCTTCAGAATTACAGGTCTACTTTTATGGAGCTTGCACGTTACTATATAGAAAATGACAATAAAAAGAAAGCAGCTGAAATTCTGACAAAGATGGGGGAGATTATTCCTGATACTCATGTGCCTTATTCTGATAAAAGGCAGGCGCTTATTGTTTCAGATATATACAAACGTGCAGGATTGGACCCTGCGTTTAATGCCCGGAGTGAAAGGATAGTAAAAGGCCACTTACCTTCCATTGCAGAGCAGACCTGGCTTGCAGGCTACTATGCACAGGTTATGCAGAATTGGCAAAAAGCAGAGGAAATTTATCAGGAGATAATCAATTATAACCCCAACTCTCCAGATGCTTTTGCAGGGCTTTTCCAGGTTTACAAAATGTCCGGGCAGTACAATAAAGCTGCCTCACTTCTTGAGGATTGGATTATGAGGCATCCGGGAGACAAAGGTGCACAGCAGGAGCTGGATAATCTTAAGAAACTTGCTGCAAAAGATTCGACAAATGGCAGATAA
- the recG gene encoding ATP-dependent DNA helicase RecG: MSPDTPVQYLKGIGPKRATVLKSVGINTAGELLAYFPRRYLDRSSITSINRIEPGKEITVVGRVIVCQTIKGRRPRFVVQIEDGTGLLQCVWFQGISYIAKAFNQGDTVAFSGKATFYRSLQLVHPDFDKIFEEGEPDGINTGRIIPLYPSTEKLSRLGLDSRGFRKVIKTAISLVCSGIQEIFPDSILSSFRLMVLSEAFQQVHFPDNWDKLYRARYRFKFEELFFLQLFLALERNKRIKEHNGISFQKAGSLTREFISELDFELTNAQKRVLREIHNDMKSRKVMNRLIQGDVGSGKTVVSLIAMLIAVENGYQAALMAPTEILAEQHFLVIHSQLEKLGVKTMLLRGGHTVSRRKEMYESIRSGDINIVVGTHALVQDDVGFKNLGLVVIDEQHRFGVMQRAKLMEKGMNPDVLLMTATPIPRTLALTFYGDLDVSVIDELPSGRQPVTTVWRKAKERSKIYTYIKDAVRRGEQVYIVYPLLEESEKIDLAAATQEYEKLSNSVFTDFNVGLIHGRMKSDEKESVMNAFKSGEISILVSTTVIEVGVDVPNATVMLIEHAERFGLTQLHQLRGRVGRGPKKSYCILITSGKITEEGVKRVEALTQTNDGFKIAEADLKLRGPGELYGTKQHGDLGLRIADLVTDGEILNKARKAAFKLVMENPDLNGDEFSLLKDKYFEIYKSRFGLIQVG; encoded by the coding sequence ATTTCTCCGGACACTCCTGTTCAGTACCTGAAAGGTATAGGGCCCAAACGTGCTACTGTTTTAAAGAGCGTTGGTATTAATACAGCGGGAGAATTGCTGGCCTATTTCCCGAGGCGTTACCTCGACAGAAGCAGCATAACTTCAATAAACAGAATTGAACCGGGTAAAGAAATTACTGTTGTCGGCCGTGTAATTGTATGTCAGACAATTAAAGGCAGGCGGCCGCGCTTTGTTGTGCAGATTGAAGACGGCACAGGGCTTTTACAGTGTGTCTGGTTTCAGGGGATTTCATATATTGCCAAAGCTTTTAACCAGGGAGATACTGTTGCATTCAGTGGAAAAGCTACTTTTTACAGATCTCTTCAGCTTGTGCATCCGGATTTTGATAAAATATTTGAAGAGGGTGAACCGGACGGAATAAATACCGGAAGAATAATTCCCCTCTATCCGTCAACTGAAAAATTGTCGCGGCTTGGCCTGGACAGCAGGGGATTCAGAAAAGTAATCAAAACTGCAATTTCTCTTGTGTGCAGCGGAATACAGGAGATTTTTCCTGATTCCATTTTATCTTCTTTCAGGCTTATGGTCCTTTCTGAAGCATTTCAGCAGGTACATTTTCCGGATAACTGGGATAAATTATACAGGGCAAGGTACCGCTTTAAGTTTGAGGAGTTGTTCTTTTTGCAGCTGTTTTTAGCTCTTGAAAGAAATAAGCGGATAAAAGAGCACAATGGTATTTCATTTCAAAAGGCCGGAAGCCTGACGAGAGAATTCATTTCCGAACTTGATTTTGAGTTGACCAATGCACAGAAACGTGTTTTAAGGGAAATTCATAATGATATGAAATCCCGGAAAGTGATGAACCGGCTGATCCAGGGTGATGTTGGTTCCGGCAAGACAGTTGTAAGCCTGATTGCAATGCTTATTGCAGTTGAAAACGGTTATCAGGCTGCATTGATGGCACCTACTGAAATACTTGCTGAACAGCACTTTCTGGTAATTCACAGCCAGCTTGAGAAACTCGGTGTTAAAACTATGCTGCTGAGAGGCGGGCATACTGTTTCCCGACGAAAAGAGATGTACGAATCCATACGGTCGGGAGATATTAATATTGTTGTTGGCACACATGCACTTGTACAGGATGATGTGGGATTTAAGAATCTCGGACTTGTTGTAATAGATGAACAGCACAGGTTCGGAGTAATGCAGCGTGCAAAACTTATGGAAAAGGGTATGAATCCCGATGTCCTGCTTATGACTGCAACACCGATTCCCAGGACTCTTGCACTCACGTTTTACGGGGATTTGGACGTATCTGTGATAGATGAACTTCCGTCAGGCAGACAACCTGTAACAACAGTGTGGAGAAAGGCAAAAGAGAGAAGCAAGATATACACTTATATTAAAGATGCCGTAAGACGAGGAGAGCAGGTTTACATTGTTTATCCTCTTCTTGAAGAATCTGAAAAGATTGATCTTGCTGCAGCTACTCAGGAATATGAAAAGCTCTCAAATAGTGTTTTTACTGATTTTAACGTCGGCCTTATACACGGGCGCATGAAATCCGATGAAAAAGAGAGTGTTATGAATGCTTTTAAATCAGGAGAAATCAGTATCCTTGTAAGTACAACTGTTATTGAGGTAGGAGTAGATGTCCCTAACGCAACTGTAATGCTGATTGAGCACGCAGAGCGCTTTGGCCTTACGCAGCTGCATCAATTGAGAGGAAGAGTAGGCAGAGGCCCGAAAAAATCTTATTGTATACTTATTACAAGCGGAAAAATTACAGAAGAGGGCGTAAAGAGAGTTGAGGCCCTTACGCAGACAAATGACGGGTTTAAAATAGCAGAGGCTGATTTAAAACTCAGAGGGCCCGGAGAGCTGTATGGGACAAAACAGCACGGAGATCTCGGCCTGAGAATCGCAGACCTCGTTACAGACGGTGAAATCCTTAACAAGGCGAGAAAAGCGGCATTTAAGCTTGTTATGGAAAATCCTGATCTTAACGGTGATGAATTTTCACTTTTAAAAGATAAATATTTTGAGATATACAAAAGCAGATTCGGCTTAATTCAGGTCGGTTGA